A section of the Candidatus Krumholzibacteriia bacterium genome encodes:
- the fliG gene encoding flagellar motor switch protein FliG has protein sequence MAPNETVSLRKAAIVLIGLGPRISGEILKRLPEPLMERLTAEIARIEKIEPDERKRVFQELYEFRTKNAQFSRGGEDFALQMLSQAVGQHRANKVMSQATGFGDDINFEMLKRVDPLTVGNFLKAESPQTVALVLSHLDPRSAGPILSHLPSSMQAEVAYKMAVIDKPNPEYVREVESTLARQVKGEYEEGSRQYGGSKQVAELLNEIDQEVWTEILDEMREFNEETSVEVKNLMFVFEDIMALDDRYVQEFLKEIDSKELTLALKAASEEVKNKIFGNMSKRASAGIVEDMEYMGPVKLSEVEEAQQRVVDVIRRLEEEGSIVIGSGKGGDVIV, from the coding sequence GTGGCTCCGAACGAGACCGTTTCGCTGCGCAAGGCCGCGATCGTTCTGATCGGTCTCGGCCCCCGGATCAGCGGCGAGATCCTCAAGCGCCTGCCCGAGCCGCTCATGGAGCGGCTCACGGCCGAGATCGCCCGGATCGAGAAGATCGAGCCCGATGAGCGCAAGCGCGTATTCCAGGAGCTCTACGAATTCCGCACGAAGAACGCGCAGTTCTCGCGCGGGGGTGAGGACTTCGCCCTGCAGATGTTGTCGCAGGCCGTCGGTCAGCATCGTGCGAACAAGGTCATGAGCCAGGCTACGGGCTTCGGTGACGACATCAACTTCGAGATGCTCAAGCGGGTCGACCCGCTCACCGTGGGCAACTTCCTCAAGGCCGAGAGCCCGCAGACGGTGGCACTGGTCCTCAGTCATCTCGATCCGCGGAGCGCAGGTCCGATCCTCAGTCATCTCCCGAGTTCGATGCAGGCCGAGGTGGCCTACAAGATGGCCGTGATCGACAAGCCGAACCCCGAGTACGTGCGCGAGGTCGAGTCGACGCTGGCGCGGCAGGTCAAGGGTGAGTACGAAGAGGGCTCGCGTCAGTACGGCGGCAGCAAGCAGGTCGCCGAACTCCTGAACGAGATCGACCAGGAGGTCTGGACCGAGATCCTCGACGAGATGCGCGAGTTCAACGAGGAGACATCGGTCGAGGTCAAGAACCTCATGTTCGTCTTCGAAGACATCATGGCGCTCGACGACCGCTACGTGCAGGAGTTCCTGAAGGAGATCGACAGCAAGGAGCTCACCCTGGCGCTGAAGGCCGCGAGTGAAGAGGTCAAGAACAAGATCTTCGGCAACATGTCCAAGCGCGCCTCGGCTGGCATCGTCGAGGACATGGAGTACATGGGACCGGTCAAGCTGAGCGAGGTCGAAGAAGCACAGCAGCGTGTGGTCGACGTGATCCGGCGCCTCGAGGAGGAGGGCAGTATCGTCATCGGTTCCGGAAAGGGCGGCGATGTCATCGTTTGA
- a CDS encoding FliH/SctL family protein, whose translation MSSFDVGPAAAAGLFVPDVQNAGAERFEPEAVRATREQPEEADLSEPVELEDYQPGPSEEEIRAACRAEMKEELEAELQRQRAGDEEAFAQLADAIQRANESRLESITERAAELAFAVAERLIRDRVDRDPAVVERALRDVLGGIEASNGISVYAHPDDAAYLRSQPDLLSGLGIEDLIDEPRQRRGGCRVDDGSRGWDLTVVTQLTRLQETIDAALEAS comes from the coding sequence ATGTCATCGTTTGACGTGGGTCCGGCGGCCGCGGCCGGGCTCTTCGTCCCGGACGTCCAGAATGCGGGAGCGGAGCGCTTCGAGCCCGAGGCGGTGCGTGCCACGCGGGAGCAACCGGAGGAGGCGGACCTCTCCGAGCCCGTCGAACTCGAGGACTATCAACCCGGTCCCAGCGAAGAGGAGATCCGTGCTGCCTGCCGCGCCGAGATGAAGGAGGAGCTCGAGGCCGAGCTCCAGCGACAGCGGGCCGGCGACGAGGAGGCCTTCGCGCAGCTGGCCGACGCGATCCAGCGGGCGAACGAGTCGCGGCTCGAGTCGATCACGGAGCGCGCGGCCGAGCTCGCCTTCGCGGTGGCAGAACGTCTGATCCGTGACCGTGTGGACCGTGATCCCGCCGTGGTCGAGCGTGCTCTGCGCGACGTGCTCGGAGGGATCGAGGCCTCCAACGGGATCTCCGTGTACGCACATCCCGACGACGCGGCGTATCTCCGCTCCCAGCCGGACCTGCTGAGCGGCCTCGGGATCGAGGACCTGATCGACGAACCGCGGCAGCGTCGCGGTGGTTGCCGCGTCGACGACGGGTCCCGCGGCTGGGACCTGACCGTGGTCACCCAGCTCACACGCTTGCAGGAGACGATCGACGCCGCGCTGGAGGCGTCGTGA
- a CDS encoding FliI/YscN family ATPase, with protein MRGDRLHSAATLVRSVPLTRPIGRVTQVVGTVIEVRGLQASVGDICWILADAGRHDVSAEVVGFRDEALLLMPFDDLYGVAPGQRVTTRNQSFRVPVGPELLGRVIDAFGRPLDGGPPIETREHVGAKPRIPHAMERRRVELPQQTGVRAIDAFVPCARGQRVGIMAGSGVGKSVLLGMISRHSDADVNVVGLIGERGREVREFVEEDLGPDGLARSVVVVATSDQSPVLRVRAAQTAMSIGEWFRDRDHNVMMVMDSVTRFAMAQREIGLAVGEPPATRGYPPSTFAVLAKLLERAGTSAVNAMTAFFTVLVEGDDLQDPVGDAVRSIVDGHIVLSRDLARKGHYPAIDVMGSVSRLASTVASSDQLDHGRRLSHLLKLLEDNEDLVNIGAYTSGTNPDLDRALELRSRIDEFLRQGLTDHVPIETTRELLAGLAEAAG; from the coding sequence GTGAGGGGCGACCGCCTGCACTCCGCGGCCACGCTGGTCCGTTCGGTGCCGCTGACGCGCCCGATCGGCCGCGTCACGCAGGTCGTGGGCACCGTGATCGAGGTCCGGGGACTGCAGGCTTCGGTGGGCGACATCTGCTGGATCCTCGCCGACGCCGGGCGTCACGATGTGTCGGCCGAGGTGGTCGGCTTCCGCGACGAGGCCCTCCTGCTCATGCCCTTCGACGATCTGTACGGCGTGGCGCCGGGACAGCGGGTGACGACCCGCAACCAGTCCTTCCGTGTTCCGGTCGGGCCCGAACTGCTCGGTCGCGTGATCGATGCCTTCGGCCGACCGCTCGACGGTGGCCCGCCGATCGAGACGCGCGAACACGTGGGCGCGAAGCCACGCATTCCCCACGCCATGGAACGTCGGCGGGTCGAGTTGCCGCAGCAGACCGGTGTCCGGGCCATCGACGCGTTCGTGCCCTGCGCCCGTGGCCAGCGCGTGGGGATCATGGCCGGCAGCGGTGTGGGCAAGAGCGTACTCCTGGGAATGATCAGCCGGCACAGCGACGCCGACGTGAACGTGGTGGGCCTGATCGGGGAGCGTGGACGCGAGGTCCGCGAGTTCGTCGAAGAGGATCTCGGTCCCGACGGCCTCGCCCGCTCGGTCGTGGTGGTGGCGACTTCCGACCAGAGTCCCGTGCTGCGCGTACGGGCGGCCCAGACGGCCATGTCGATCGGCGAGTGGTTCCGCGATCGCGACCACAACGTGATGATGGTGATGGACTCGGTCACGCGCTTCGCGATGGCGCAGCGCGAGATCGGTCTCGCCGTGGGCGAGCCGCCGGCGACGCGCGGTTACCCTCCCTCGACCTTCGCCGTGCTCGCAAAGCTGCTCGAACGGGCCGGGACGAGCGCGGTCAACGCGATGACGGCGTTCTTCACGGTGCTGGTGGAGGGCGACGACCTGCAGGATCCGGTGGGCGATGCCGTCCGTTCGATCGTCGACGGACACATCGTGCTCAGCCGTGACCTCGCCCGCAAGGGGCATTACCCCGCGATCGACGTCATGGGCAGCGTCAGCCGTCTGGCGAGCACGGTGGCCTCATCCGACCAACTCGATCACGGGCGGCGGCTGTCGCACCTGCTCAAGCTGCTCGAGGACAACGAGGACCTCGTGAACATCGGGGCTTACACGAGTGGCACCAATCCCGATCTCGATCGCGCTCTGGAACTGCGGTCGCGGATCGACGAGTTCCTCCGCCAGGGCCTGACCGATCACGTCCCGATCGAGACGACCCGTGAACTCCTCGCGGGTCTGGCCGAGGCGGCGGGCTGA
- the fliJ gene encoding flagellar export protein FliJ — translation MPARFRFRLQKVLELRERELEQKQLELARARADEFGASDALERARRERLDHDTRLRRVDASPVSPLELRARLATTEALTRREDAARRELEVARERTEAARVRAIEAHHGVEIVDRLRDRARSRWQAEIDAQERKILDDIQSRYGEDPLG, via the coding sequence ATGCCCGCGCGATTCCGATTCCGACTGCAGAAGGTGCTCGAACTGCGCGAGCGGGAGCTCGAACAGAAGCAGCTCGAGCTCGCCCGGGCGCGTGCCGACGAGTTCGGGGCCTCCGACGCCCTCGAGCGTGCGCGGCGGGAACGACTGGACCACGACACCCGATTGCGCCGGGTCGACGCCTCACCGGTGAGTCCACTCGAACTCCGGGCGCGCCTCGCCACGACCGAGGCGCTCACCCGCCGCGAGGACGCGGCTCGCCGGGAACTCGAGGTGGCAAGGGAACGAACCGAGGCCGCGCGGGTGCGCGCCATCGAAGCGCATCACGGCGTCGAGATCGTCGACCGCCTCCGGGATCGTGCCCGTTCCCGGTGGCAGGCCGAAATCGACGCTCAAGAACGGAAGATCCTGGACGATATCCAGAGTCGGTACGGGGAAGACCCCCTCGGCTGA